The sequence below is a genomic window from Methanocalculus natronophilus.
TTTTCCAAAGCTATGGCCGCCTGCGATCAGTGCCACCGTCTCTTCATCATTCATGGCCATGCGGGCAAATGTCTCACGGATATCCCTGGCCGCCGCAATCGGATCGGGGTTGCCGTCCGGGCCTTCAGGATTGACATAGATCAGGCCCATCTGCACGGCAGCAAGCGGGTTTTCCAGATCCCGGTCTCCGGAGTAGCGTTTGTCATCCAGCCACTCGCTCTCGGATCCCCAGTAGACATCCTCTTCCGGTTCAAAGACATCCTCGCGACCGCCGGCAAAGCCAAATGTCGGAAACCCCATCGACTCAAGAGCGACGTTGCCGGTAAGGATCATGAGATCAGCCCAAGAGATGCTCCTGCCATACTTCTGCTTGATGGGCCAGAGCAGTCGGCGTGCCTTGTCGAGGTTGACGTTGTCAGGCCAGCTGTTGAGTGGCGGGAAGCGCTGCTGGCCACTCCCTGCGCCCCCACGCCCGTCACCAAGGCGGTACGTGCCTGCGCTGTGCCAGGCCATACGAATGAACAAGGGACCATAGTGGCCAAAGTCCGCAGGCCACCATTCCTGCGAGTCTGTCATCACTGCATGAAGATCCTTCTTCACAGCCGCGAGATCGAGTTTTTTGAACTCCTCGGCATAATTGAAATCATTATCCATCGGATTGGAGAGGGAAGAGTGCTGGTGAAGAACCTGCAGGTTCAATCTGTTCGGCCACCAGTCCCGGATAGTGGTACCCTGGCCAGCAGGTCCTCTGCGTTCCATGCCAGTCTCCTGGCTATTGTCTTTGTCAGTCATGGGAATCTATCCTATGATTCTATCCACGGTGATGATCACATATAGTTCTTATCCAGACCAGACCCGATCAGAGCACGACCAGATAACCCAATTCCGCCCCGGATGATCTGCGCTTTGAATTTTGTGAGCCGGACGCTGCAGGGGATCTCTTCATAATCTTTGCCTGACGAATACGTAAAGAATATATAGAACCGCTACTCACCTTATGACAGGGCAAGAAGCCTGATTCTTTCAGAAGAGGTGATACACAATGGCAATTGTTCCAATTGGTGAGCGTGTTCTCATCAGGCAGACCGAGCCTGAGGAAAAGACAAAGAGCGGAATATACATCCCGGACAGCGCCCAGGAGAAGAGAAAAGAGGGTGATGTGGTTGCCTGTGGCACATTCAAGGATGGGAAGAAACTCCCTCTGAAAGCAGGTGATCGGATCCTCTATGGCGGGTACAGTTCAGAGAAGATCACTGTCGATAGCGAGGAGCTCGTTATGATCGAGTTTAAAGACGTCCTCGCAAAAGTGGAGTGAGGTGGGAACTGATGACATCAACAAAACAGATAATGTTTGATGAAGAGGCACGAAAATCCCTCCTTTCGGGAGTGAACAAGGTATCAGATACAGTCAAGGTGACACTTGGCCCAAAAGGCCGGTATGTCGTCATCGACAAGGCGACAAACCCAATCATCACAAACGACGGGGTCACAATCGCAAAAGAGATCTCGCTTCATGACAAGTTCGAGAATATGGGTGCAAAGCTCGTCAAGGAGGTCGCATCCCGCACCCAGGACAAAACCGGCGACGGCACCACAACCGCGTGCCTTCTTGCCCAGTCGATACTCACTGAAGGGGTCAAGACCATATCAACCGGTGCAAACCCGATTGAAGTAAAGAAGGGTATTGATGCAGGCATCCAGAACGTGGTCAGCTATATCGAATCAACCAGCATCCCGGTTCGTGACCAGGAGAAGATCCTCCAGGTAGCCACCATCTCTGCCAATAATGACGAGGAGATCGGCAGCCTGATCGCAGATGCAATGGAGAAGGTCGGCTATAACGGCCTGATCAGTGTGGAGGATGCAAAAAGCCTCGAGACCGGCCTTGAAGTTGTGAAAGGAATGCAGTTTGAGAACGGGTTCATATCCCCCTATATGGTCACCGACCAGGAGAAGATGGTCTGTGAATATGAAAACCCCTACATCCTGATCACCGACAAAACGATCAGCACCATCAAGCAGATCGTCCCGATTCTCGAGCTCGTCTCCTCAGAAGGCAGGCCCCTTCTGATCATCGCAGAGAATGTGGATGGAGAGGCACAGGCAGCGCTGATCCTCAATATCATCCGCGGCTCACTGAAAGTCTGCGCAGTCAGGGCACCAGGATTTGGCGAGGACAGGCTCTCCTAT
It includes:
- the groL gene encoding chaperonin GroEL (60 kDa chaperone family; promotes refolding of misfolded polypeptides especially under stressful conditions; forms two stacked rings of heptamers to form a barrel-shaped 14mer; ends can be capped by GroES; misfolded proteins enter the barrel where they are refolded when GroES binds), which codes for MTSTKQIMFDEEARKSLLSGVNKVSDTVKVTLGPKGRYVVIDKATNPIITNDGVTIAKEISLHDKFENMGAKLVKEVASRTQDKTGDGTTTACLLAQSILTEGVKTISTGANPIEVKKGIDAGIQNVVSYIESTSIPVRDQEKILQVATISANNDEEIGSLIADAMEKVGYNGLISVEDAKSLETGLEVVKGMQFENGFISPYMVTDQEKMVCEYENPYILITDKTISTIKQIVPILELVSSEGRPLLIIAENVDGEAQAALILNIIRGSLKVCAVRAPGFGEDRLSYLEDIATLTGGSVISEERGLKLENVTRTQLGSCHTIRIDDEKTLIVGGKGKREAIEERMNLIESQVRISDAEFKTNELKRRLASLGGGVAVIKVGAATETELKEKKMRIDDALNATKAAVEEGVVVGGGITLLRGIQSLETLAFEDDRAVGVSIVRRALEEPVRQIGKNSGLEGADVIARLRGETDQKIGYNAKKGVYEDLIASGVIDPAKVVRIGLQNAGSIAGMILSTEVIITDYDDEKDTKSQTIII
- the groES gene encoding co-chaperone GroES, translating into MAIVPIGERVLIRQTEPEEKTKSGIYIPDSAQEKRKEGDVVACGTFKDGKKLPLKAGDRILYGGYSSEKITVDSEELVMIEFKDVLAKVE